A region of the Marinibacterium anthonyi genome:
GGGGTGATCCTTTCGCGGTTGCAGAAAGGCTAGCAAGGCAGATCGTTGCCAACTATGGCAAAATAAGTGATCCTGCGTTCTGGAAACGAGAATGGTTTGATGTCGCTTCACCTGCTGCCCCGCCCTCTCAGGTACGTTTTGGCCGTGGCCGAACACGGTTCGGTCCAGGCGGCGTCGCGGGCGACGGGAATCGCGGCGTCGGCCATCGACCGGCATATCCACGCGCTGGAGGACGCCAGCGATACACCGCTGTTCGAACGGCTGCCCCGGGGGATGCGGCCCACGGCGGCGGGCGAGGCGGTGATCGTCATGGCGCGGCGCTGGCTGGCGGATGCCGAGCGGCTGGAAGACGGTCTGCAGGAGATGCGCGGCCAGGAACACGGGACCGTGCGGCTGGCGGCGATGGACAGCCTGGCGAACGGGGTGTTGCCGGAACTGGTGGCCTGGGTGCAGGCGGAGCATCCGCGGATCAGGCTGGCGGTGGATATCGTCACCCCGGCCGATGCGGCGCGGGCGCTGGATGACGGCACGGCGGATGCGGTGCTGGCCTTCAACCTGCCGCAGCAGCGGTATCAGCACCGGATCTGGACGGCGGATCTGCCGTTTGGCGTGGTCGTGGCGCCCGGCCATCCGCTGGCCGCGCGCGACCTGGTGACGCTGACCGCGCTGGCCGATTTCCCGACCGCATCGCAAAGCGCGCTGTTGCCGGTGCGGCAGTACCTGGATGCGCGGTTCGGCTGGCTGTTTTCGCAGAACGCGCCGGTGCTGGTGACCAATTCGCTGCAATTGCTGAAGCAGGCGGTCGGGCAGGGCGACCTGGCGATCCTGACGTCGGAACTGGACGTGCTGCCCGAGCTTGAGACGGGGCAATTGGTCTTTCTGCCGCTGGTGGAGTCCGGGCTGCGCCCGCAGACGATTTCCGTGGCGATCGACACGCGCCGGCCACTGACGCGGGTGACCCGCGTGGTGTCCGAACGCGCGGCCGAGGTGATGGCCGCGCGGCTGGCTGATGTGCGGGCGGGGGGCAGGGCCTAGCGGTTGGGCATCCCGTCCAGGCCCGGCACGTCCTCAAGATCGTGATCCCAGCCGGCGCGGCTGGACAGGCAGATGTGGTTGAAGGGCCGGATGTCGGGTTCGGTATCCAGGCTGCCGGCCGGGATCGACACGCGGCTGCCATCCGGCGCGACCCGGGGCAGGGCGGATCCGCAGGTGCCGCAGAAGGCCTTGCCAAAGCGGGTTTCGGGGAGCGCATAGGTACGCACCATGTCTTCGCCCGAAAGCCAGGTGAAATCCGCGT
Encoded here:
- the cysB gene encoding Cys regulon transcriptional activator; amino-acid sequence: MSLHLLPRPLRYVLAVAEHGSVQAASRATGIAASAIDRHIHALEDASDTPLFERLPRGMRPTAAGEAVIVMARRWLADAERLEDGLQEMRGQEHGTVRLAAMDSLANGVLPELVAWVQAEHPRIRLAVDIVTPADAARALDDGTADAVLAFNLPQQRYQHRIWTADLPFGVVVAPGHPLAARDLVTLTALADFPTASQSALLPVRQYLDARFGWLFSQNAPVLVTNSLQLLKQAVGQGDLAILTSELDVLPELETGQLVFLPLVESGLRPQTISVAIDTRRPLTRVTRVVSERAAEVMAARLADVRAGGRA
- a CDS encoding hypothetical protein (putative conserved protein), encoding MTETNTGSCLCGAVTYRIEGSFSAFYLCHCSRCRKVTGSAHASNLFAFDADFTWLSGEDMVRTYALPETRFGKAFCGTCGSALPRVAPDGSRVSIPAGSLDTEPDIRPFNHICLSSRAGWDHDLEDVPGLDGMPNR